From a single Arachis hypogaea cultivar Tifrunner chromosome 3, arahy.Tifrunner.gnm2.J5K5, whole genome shotgun sequence genomic region:
- the LOC112790232 gene encoding uncharacterized protein isoform X1, with protein sequence MELLLFPHSLTSVQPPPNTVAVAASNFEQPSPAPSLPFLRAANVTNFLPSIAQPPFNRRSLHRAATVPPRQLCSTALPSAASALFRRVALPSKIIPWNFPLLMFAWKCNCCWLLSCTTVLFLFNHLRCISKF encoded by the exons ATGGAACTCCTGCTCTTCCCTCACTCCCTCACTTCCGTCCAACCACCGCCTAATACTGTCGCCGTCGCAGCTTCCAACTTTGAACAGCCATCGCCGGCTCCCTCACTCCCCTTCCTTCGCGCAGCAAACGTCACAAACTTCCTTCCCTCCATCGCGCAGCCACCGTTCAATCGTCGAAGCCTCCATCGCGCAGCCACTGTCCCGCCGCGCCAGCTCTGTTCCACCGCGCTCCCTTCAGCGGCCTCTGCTCTGTTCCGTCGCGTGGCCCTTCCCTcgaag attattccctggaatTTCCCTCTTCTCATGTTTGCTTGGAAG TGTAATTGTTGCTGGTTGCTGTCATGTACCACTGTTCTGTTTTTATTCAACCATCTCCGTTGCATTTCAAAGTTTTAG
- the LOC112790232 gene encoding uncharacterized protein isoform X3 gives MELLLFPHSLTSVQPPPNTVAVAASNFEQPSPAPSLPFLRAANVTNFLPSIAQPPFNRRSLHRAATVPPRQLCSTALPSAASALFRRVALPSKIIPWNFPLLMFAWKLLPG, from the exons ATGGAACTCCTGCTCTTCCCTCACTCCCTCACTTCCGTCCAACCACCGCCTAATACTGTCGCCGTCGCAGCTTCCAACTTTGAACAGCCATCGCCGGCTCCCTCACTCCCCTTCCTTCGCGCAGCAAACGTCACAAACTTCCTTCCCTCCATCGCGCAGCCACCGTTCAATCGTCGAAGCCTCCATCGCGCAGCCACTGTCCCGCCGCGCCAGCTCTGTTCCACCGCGCTCCCTTCAGCGGCCTCTGCTCTGTTCCGTCGCGTGGCCCTTCCCTcgaag attattccctggaatTTCCCTCTTCTCATGTTTGCTTGGAAG CTCCTCCCAGGTTGA
- the LOC112790232 gene encoding uncharacterized protein isoform X2, whose amino-acid sequence MELLLFPHSLTSVQPPPNTVAVAASNFEQPSPAPSLPFLRAANVTNFLPSIAQPPFNRRSLHRAATVPPRQLCSTALPSAASALFRRVALPSKIIPWNFPLLMFAWKLAQYVSAPPRLSQHTVHDRFRL is encoded by the exons ATGGAACTCCTGCTCTTCCCTCACTCCCTCACTTCCGTCCAACCACCGCCTAATACTGTCGCCGTCGCAGCTTCCAACTTTGAACAGCCATCGCCGGCTCCCTCACTCCCCTTCCTTCGCGCAGCAAACGTCACAAACTTCCTTCCCTCCATCGCGCAGCCACCGTTCAATCGTCGAAGCCTCCATCGCGCAGCCACTGTCCCGCCGCGCCAGCTCTGTTCCACCGCGCTCCCTTCAGCGGCCTCTGCTCTGTTCCGTCGCGTGGCCCTTCCCTcgaag attattccctggaatTTCCCTCTTCTCATGTTTGCTTGGAAG CTTGCTCAATATGTTTCAGCTCCTCCCAGGTTGAGCCAACATACTGTGCATGACAGATTCAGGttataa